Sequence from the Nisaea sediminum genome:
CGCTCAGCTTCTGGATCTGCGGCATCGCCCTCGAGGTCGCGCTGCAGGAGCGCGTCGACCTTGCCGCCGGCATCACCTTGCCGGGACCACATGTGCCCCTGTCTTGGTACGGCTATCGGCACTCCGCGCACACAACCGTTCACGAGTGGCCGAATTTTCCCGGGCAACCTCACTCGATCGAGATCGTATGGAGCCACACCGCAGAGATCCGCGAGGAGGTCGCGCGCCGGCGCCGGCTCATCGCCGGCATGCCGAAAGCGAAGCTTGGCGAGATTGCCCGTGAGTATGAGCGCTGCCGCGTTTCCCCGTACAATTAGGAGCGTGGCGGCTGATCTAAATACTCTGCGATCAGCGCTGCTATGTGGCGCCCTTTTTTAGTAAAACGAATAAGCCGAATCAAAAATAATGCAATCATTAAAATGACTGTAAGTGTGCTAGCTACATATGGCCACCTTTGATCTTCAAAATTACCTTTTAATAAATCGGGTATGGGGCTTCTATTGAGGTTTCCGTCAATTATAACCTCAGTCATTACTGGACGGGATTATCCCCTTGAAGCAAGTAGCGCTGAGCGCGCATAGGTAAGACGCCTTACCGGAGTTGAGCGGATGTCCGCTCAAGCTTCTTGTCGAGTAATTTTGTGCTCTTTGGATTTATCGCTTACGTAAGCGACTGATGATTGGGTGTCGAAATTGGGAGTACGTCCTCCCAGCTTTTTGTTGACTTTTTTTTTTAACTAATTAATTAACTCTGTAGGCTTAGCCTACGAAGTCACCGTGGTTGTGGCTGCACGAGGTCGGGACGGAGACGTCTCGGCCTTTGTGTTATCAGGCCTTTCGCTGAACGAGGTCGAAGCAGCTATACTTAATACCGAGCGCGGCTAGCTGATCCTCACTAAGGTAGCAATCGATCAACTTTTTGTCTTCCACGAGCCGGGCGTATGTCCGGTTTCCGACGTGGTATCCGCCCATGCACATTGGCCAAAGAAACAAATCAGCGAATTGTGCCATCGGCGACGACTTCCGCTTAGTGTCGAAATCGTACAGCGTCTGACCGAATTGCTCCGGCGTCAGCGGTCCATATTTCCCCGAGTTGGACGTGTCGAACGGCATGCCCTCGGATTTCAATGATTCGAAGTAGGCACGGAGCAATCGATCTTCCGGCTTGTTGCATCGCTCAGGGTATACGTTGAGCTTTCTGCCGCGCTCAATTGCGCACTTTGCGGCTCTTTCTACGGCGACAGCGAACGCGGTTTTG
This genomic interval carries:
- a CDS encoding DUF3800 domain-containing protein, whose translation is MVSTLNFYLDDSGTRRPDRKPGKRAKHGNDWFALGGVIVNDDEEQQARAMHAAFMKKWNITGKPLHSADIRARTEDFLWLDDADEEERSAFYEELYCLMRDAPIIGIACVVDRPGYNHRYYERYGRRPWDLCKTAFAVAVERAAKCAIERGRKLNVYPERCNKPEDRLLRAYFESLKSEGMPFDTSNSGKYGPLTPEQFGQTLYDFDTKRKSSPMAQFADLFLWPMCMGGYHVGNRTYARLVEDKKLIDCYLSEDQLAALGIKYSCFDLVQRKA